CGGGCAATTGCGCATCGGCGAAGGCGACGGTTGGATGGAAGTGCTAGGTTCTGGCATGATGCACCCTAAAGTTTTGGCCGCAGGCGGCGTCGACCCCGAGAAATATCAGGGGTTTGCCTTTGGTATGGGGATCGACCGCATTGCGATGCTGAAATACGGCATCCCAGATTTGCGCGCCTTCTTTGATAGCGACCTGCGCTGGTTGCGCCACTATGGTTTCAGCGCGCTAGACATGCCGTCACTGGCGGGAGGTTTGAGCAAATGAACGATCACACTGAGAACCTAAACGACACATATCCTGGTGCAGGCACCTATTGTTTTGGCGAGAGTAAAGCCGACAGCGAGGCGCAACTAACGCTGGTGCGTGCGGGGACCAAACGTCTGGATTGCGCGGCTTTGGCGGAATTTGGCGGCGACAAAGACGCGCTCCCTAAAGTGGGCCGTTGCGATATCGCGACCGAATGGAATGGCGCACCAGCCCTCGTCACCAAGACCACAAAGGTCGAGCAGCACCGCTTTTGCGATGTGACGTGGGAGTTGGCGATGGACGAGGGCATGGGCAATAGCCTTGCCGATTGGAAAGCCTATCGTTCCGCATATTTTGGCCGCAACGGCGGTTTTGACCCTGAAATGATGTTGGTGTTCGAACGCTTTGACGTCGTTGAAGATTTGGCAGGGCGTGGGATCACGCCAACAAAGGATTAATCATGAAATTCACGCTTTCTTGGCTTAAAACGCATCTCGAAACCGACGCGCCGCTCGATGACATCCTCTATGCTCTGACCGATCTTGGACTTGAAGTTGAAGAGGTAACGGACCCCGCAGCAAAGCTTGCCGACTTTAGATTGGGCAAGGTCGTCAAGGCCGAGAAACACCCCGATGCGGATAAATTGCGCATCTGTACGGTGGCCACCGCCGACGGGGAAACGCAGATCATTTGCGGCGCGCCAAACGCGCGCGAAGGCATCACTGTGGTCGTTGCAAAACCGGGCACCTATATTCCGGGGTTGGATATCACAATTCAGGTTGGAAAAATTCGCGGCATCGAGAGCTTTGGCATGATGTGTTCCGAGCGTGAGATGGAACTCTCCGAGGAGCACGACGGCATCATCGAGCTTCCCGAAGGGGAAGTTGGCGACCGTTTTATCGACTATTTGGCCAAGGTTGATCCCGCCAAAGTGGACCCGATGATCGAAATCGCGATCACGCCGAACCGCCCAGATGCGCTTGGAATTCGTGGGGTCGCCCGCGACCTTGCCGCGCGGGGCCTTGGAGTTTTGAAACCCGCACCTGTAGCAAAGGTTGAGGGGACATTCGACAGTCCGATCACCGTGTCGATTGATGAGGATACGCGCAATGAGGGCTGTGACGTGTTCATGGGACGCATGATCCGCGGTGTGAAAAATGGCCCGAGCCCGAAGTGGCTGCAGGATCAACTGCTTGCCATCGGCCTGCGGCCTATTTCGATCCTTGTCGATGTGACGAACTTCTTTACCTATGATCAAAATCGTCCGCTTCACGTTTTTGACGCCGATAAGGTACACGGAAATTTACGGGTGCATCGCGCCAAGGGCGGCGAGACCATCGTGGCTTTGGACGACAAAACCTATGAATTGCAAGCCGGTATGGTTGTGATTTCCGACGACAATCAGATCGAGAGCATCGCCGGCGTTATGGGCGGGCTTGAGAGTGGCTGCACCGAGGAAACCGTCAATGTTTTCCTAGAGGCCGCTGTCTGGGAAACCATCCAGATCGCCAAGACGGGGCGGGCGCTGAAGATCAATTCCGATGCCCGCTATCGTAATGAACGCGGCATCGATCCGGCGTTTAATGCGCCCGCCATTGAGCTAGCGACCCAAATGATTTTGGACCTATGCGGTGGCGAAGCGAGCCATGTTGTGACTGCGGGGGAAGTTCCAGATGTAAGTCGCGCTTACAAATTGGACACGGATCGCGTGCAAAGTTTGGTCGGGATGGAGATCGCGCCCGAAGTTCAACGTGCGAGCCTTGAGGCTCTAGGGTTTGTGCTGGAAGGCGACATGGCTTGGGTGCCCAGCTGGCGGCCCGACGTCCTTGGGAGCGCGGATCTGGTCGAAGAAGTCGCGCGTATTGCGTCGCTTACCAAGCTTGAAGGGCGCCCGATGGCGCGCGCAACAGTTGGTGTTCCCGGCCCGATTCTGACACCGATGCACCGCCGCGAAAGCATGGCGCGTCGCACGGCGGCGGCGCTTGGGTACAACGAATGTGTGACCTATAGCTTCATCGATAAAGCAAGCGCCGAACTCTTTGGCGGCGGCTCGGATGCAACGATGTTGGCCAATCCGATCTCCTCTGAAATGAGCCACATGCGGCCTGACCTTCTGGCGGGTTTGATGCAAGCCGCAGCGCGCAATCAAGCGCGTGGCGTTTCCGATTTGGCCTTGTTTGAGGTTGGTCCGGCGTTCCACGGCGGTGAACCCGAAGAGCAGCATATTCAAGTCGCAGGCCTTTTGGTCGGAGCGACAGGCCCCAAAGACGTGCACGGCGAACGCCGTATGGTTGATGTGTTCGACGCAAAAGCTGACGCCGAAGCTATCTTGGCCAGTATCGGCGCTCCTACGCGTGTTCAGATTTTACGCGGAAAAAATAGCTGGTGGCATCCAGGGCGCAACGGAAGTATTTGCCTTGGTCCCAAGAAAATTATGGCCAGCTTTGGTCAGGTTCACCCAAAAACGTTGGAGAAAATGGGGATCAACGGCACGGCCGTAGCATTCACAGTCTACCTTGAACAGCCGCCGTACCCGCGCAAAACCAAGGCCACACGTGCGGCGCTTGTTGCCAGTGATCTGCAAGCGGTTGAGCGTGATTTTGCGTTTGTTGTCGATGCTTCGGTTGAGGCCCTGACATTGGTCAATGCTGCGGCAAGTGCGGATAAAGTTTTGATTTCGGACGTTGTTTTGTTTGATGAATTCAACGGTGAAAAAGCTGAATCTCAAATGGGTGCAGGCAAAAAATCCCTTGCGATCACCGTACGCTTGCAGCCCGTCGACGCGACATTGAAGGTGAAGGAAATTGAGGCGATTTCGGCGAAAATACTTGAGAAGGTCGAAAAAGCAACGGGCGGCGTTTTGCGCAGCTAGCTAAAAGGAACGTTGAAATGAGTTTGAAAGTCTATCTTTCGGGGGAAATCCATTCGGATTGGCGTGCGGAAATCATTGCGGGAGCCGAGGGCTTGAACATTGAGTTCTCCTCCCCTGTGACGGACCACGGCGCCAGCGACGATTGCGGTGTGGCAATTATGGGCGCGGAAACTGACAAGTTTTGGCACGACCATAAGGGCGCAAAACTCAACGCTATTCGGACCCGCAAGGCCATCTCAGAAGCCGACGTTGTTGTGGTGCGGTTTGGCGAGAAGTATCGCCAGTGGAATGCTGCCTTTGATGCGGGTTTCGCCGCGGCCCTCGGAAAATCCTTGGTCGTGATGCATGGCGCAGACCACCAACATGCGCTCAAAGAAGTGGATGCCGCGGCCCTTGCTGTGACCGAAACGCCTCAGCAAGTGATCGAAATTCTGCGCTATGTTCTGACCGGCAGCTTGCCGAAGTAAACTGTCGTTACTGATCTAGAACGGGACCGAAAAATCTTAGTGCTCGAGCTGAGGCACAAATGTTTAAACTTAGGGGAAATAAAATGTTTAAAGAATTTAAAGATTTCATCGCCAAGGGCAACGTCATGGACATGGCGGTCGGGATTATAATTGGGGCGGCGTTCACGGCGATTGTAAAATCACTTGTGACCGATTTGATCAATCCAATCATCGGATTGTTCACAGGCGGGGTGGATTTCACCAACAAGTTTTTCGTGCTTTCGGGCGGCACTGAGGGTGCGAGTTATGCAACGCTTGAAGCGGCGCGTGAAGCGGGCGCCGGGACATTTGCATATGGGGCCTTCATCATGGCCGTGATCAATTTCCTGATTATTGCTTATGTTGTCTTTTTGCTGGTGCGCAGCGTCAACAAAATCAAAGATGCAAGCGTGAAGGCAGAAGAGGCGGCGGAAGAAGCGCCCGCAGGCCCAACAGATATCGAACTCTTGGTAGAAATTCGCGACGCACTCGTCAAGAAATAGGTTCGTTGAAGTTAAAAATGGCCCGCATAAATTTAGCGGGCCATTTCTGTCTATTTGATCGCCAAGGCTGGCGACAAAACATCAATCCCAAGCGCTTTGCCTACCGCGTAATAGGTCAATTGTCCGGCGTGGACGTTCAGGCCATTCAGCAAGTGCGGATCATCGGTACAGGCCTGTTTCCAGCCCTTGTCTGCCAAGGCGAGAAGGAACGGTAACGTCGCATTCCCAAGGGCGATTGTGGACGTGCGCGCCACAGCTCCTGGCATGTTGGCAACGCAGTAGTGCATGATGCCATCGACTTCATAAATCGGGTCTTGGTGGGTCGTTGCGTGGCTTGTTTCGAAACAACCGCCTTGGTCAATCGCGACATCCACGATGGCTGCGCCGGGTTTCATCGTTGAAAGCTGAGCGCGACTGATAAGTTTTGGCGCGGCGGCACCGGGGACGAGGACGGCACCGATGACCATGTCAGCATGGGTCACCAAGTCAGCAGTATTCCCAGCGGTCGCGTAGGCGTTTTTGAAGGTGCCACCAAAGACGTCATCAAGATAGCGCAGGCGGGGCAGGGAGCGATCGAGAACCGTCACATCCGCGCCCATTCCAGCAGCAATCCGCGCCGCGTGGGTGCCAACAACCCCACCGCCAATGACCACAACACGGGCGGGCGAAACTCCCGGAACACCACCCATCAACACGCCGCGCCCGCCATTTGCTTTTTGCAGGGTCCACGCGCCAACTTGGGGGGCCAAGCGACCCGCGACTTCGGACATTGGCGCAAGCAGGGGCAACCCGCCCGCAGCGTCAGTGACGGTCTCATAGGCGATGGCTGTGCACCCACTGGCCAAGAGGTCACGCGTTTGTTCGGGGTCGGGGGCAAGGTGGAGGTATGTAAAGAGAACTTGACCTTCGCGCAGCATTTTACGCTCGACGGATTGGGGCTCTTTGACCTTTACGATCATATCAGCAAGAGCGAAAATTTCGGCGGCGGTGTCTTTTATTTCGACGCCAGCATCGACATAATCAGTATCGGTGAAACCGGACCCAATGCCAGCGTCGGTTTCCACCAAAACACGATGGCCGTGTTGGATCGCTTCTCGCGCGGCGTTTGGGGTTATTCCAACCCTAAATTCTTGGGGTTTGATCTCTTTTGGGCATCCGATTAGCATGGGTTCTCCTCCGTTTGAAGTTAGAGTTTGCGCCTTTC
This Falsihalocynthiibacter arcticus DNA region includes the following protein-coding sequences:
- a CDS encoding ASCH domain-containing protein, which encodes MNDHTENLNDTYPGAGTYCFGESKADSEAQLTLVRAGTKRLDCAALAEFGGDKDALPKVGRCDIATEWNGAPALVTKTTKVEQHRFCDVTWELAMDEGMGNSLADWKAYRSAYFGRNGGFDPEMMLVFERFDVVEDLAGRGITPTKD
- the pheT gene encoding phenylalanine--tRNA ligase subunit beta, which gives rise to MKFTLSWLKTHLETDAPLDDILYALTDLGLEVEEVTDPAAKLADFRLGKVVKAEKHPDADKLRICTVATADGETQIICGAPNAREGITVVVAKPGTYIPGLDITIQVGKIRGIESFGMMCSEREMELSEEHDGIIELPEGEVGDRFIDYLAKVDPAKVDPMIEIAITPNRPDALGIRGVARDLAARGLGVLKPAPVAKVEGTFDSPITVSIDEDTRNEGCDVFMGRMIRGVKNGPSPKWLQDQLLAIGLRPISILVDVTNFFTYDQNRPLHVFDADKVHGNLRVHRAKGGETIVALDDKTYELQAGMVVISDDNQIESIAGVMGGLESGCTEETVNVFLEAAVWETIQIAKTGRALKINSDARYRNERGIDPAFNAPAIELATQMILDLCGGEASHVVTAGEVPDVSRAYKLDTDRVQSLVGMEIAPEVQRASLEALGFVLEGDMAWVPSWRPDVLGSADLVEEVARIASLTKLEGRPMARATVGVPGPILTPMHRRESMARRTAAALGYNECVTYSFIDKASAELFGGGSDATMLANPISSEMSHMRPDLLAGLMQAAARNQARGVSDLALFEVGPAFHGGEPEEQHIQVAGLLVGATGPKDVHGERRMVDVFDAKADAEAILASIGAPTRVQILRGKNSWWHPGRNGSICLGPKKIMASFGQVHPKTLEKMGINGTAVAFTVYLEQPPYPRKTKATRAALVASDLQAVERDFAFVVDASVEALTLVNAAASADKVLISDVVLFDEFNGEKAESQMGAGKKSLAITVRLQPVDATLKVKEIEAISAKILEKVEKATGGVLRS
- a CDS encoding YtoQ family protein, translated to MSLKVYLSGEIHSDWRAEIIAGAEGLNIEFSSPVTDHGASDDCGVAIMGAETDKFWHDHKGAKLNAIRTRKAISEADVVVVRFGEKYRQWNAAFDAGFAAALGKSLVVMHGADHQHALKEVDAAALAVTETPQQVIEILRYVLTGSLPK
- the mscL gene encoding large conductance mechanosensitive channel protein MscL — its product is MFKEFKDFIAKGNVMDMAVGIIIGAAFTAIVKSLVTDLINPIIGLFTGGVDFTNKFFVLSGGTEGASYATLEAAREAGAGTFAYGAFIMAVINFLIIAYVVFLLVRSVNKIKDASVKAEEAAEEAPAGPTDIELLVEIRDALVKK
- the ald gene encoding alanine dehydrogenase, whose translation is MLIGCPKEIKPQEFRVGITPNAAREAIQHGHRVLVETDAGIGSGFTDTDYVDAGVEIKDTAAEIFALADMIVKVKEPQSVERKMLREGQVLFTYLHLAPDPEQTRDLLASGCTAIAYETVTDAAGGLPLLAPMSEVAGRLAPQVGAWTLQKANGGRGVLMGGVPGVSPARVVVIGGGVVGTHAARIAAGMGADVTVLDRSLPRLRYLDDVFGGTFKNAYATAGNTADLVTHADMVIGAVLVPGAAAPKLISRAQLSTMKPGAAIVDVAIDQGGCFETSHATTHQDPIYEVDGIMHYCVANMPGAVARTSTIALGNATLPFLLALADKGWKQACTDDPHLLNGLNVHAGQLTYYAVGKALGIDVLSPALAIK